Proteins from a single region of Haloarcula laminariae:
- a CDS encoding ParA family protein, which yields MNRGKATGPARICVTNAKGGTGKTTIAINVAGALSDRGRDVLFVDLDPQGNATEGLGLVDAYDAQPPSLFDVLTGDPDVLGDIVVEHEEMDVVPSNIDMLQAEHELTIADLIARIDARGLDIDPAALSQFAINVTPEMVGGSHALDTLDRALDTVSGYDYIIIDSPPFYGNLTDTGVFAARHVLVPALAEATSERAIELLMDQMVALEQQADIQVEMLGVVANRIEATSEAETMLKWFKAAFPDSPVWQVRKRVALQRAYSEGNSIFGTEEQCDMAEVFSDIAAQFDEKFGYNKVTA from the coding sequence ATGAACCGGGGTAAAGCGACCGGCCCTGCCCGGATTTGCGTGACAAACGCGAAAGGCGGGACCGGCAAGACGACGATAGCGATCAACGTAGCCGGGGCGTTGAGCGACCGGGGTCGGGACGTCCTCTTCGTGGACCTCGACCCGCAGGGCAACGCGACCGAGGGACTGGGGCTCGTCGACGCGTACGACGCGCAGCCGCCCTCGCTGTTCGACGTGCTCACGGGCGACCCCGACGTGCTCGGCGACATCGTGGTCGAACACGAGGAGATGGACGTGGTCCCGTCCAACATCGACATGTTGCAGGCGGAACACGAGCTGACAATCGCCGACCTCATCGCCCGCATCGACGCCCGCGGGCTCGACATCGACCCGGCCGCCCTCTCCCAGTTTGCTATCAACGTGACGCCGGAGATGGTTGGCGGGAGCCACGCCCTCGACACGCTCGACCGGGCGCTCGATACGGTGTCGGGCTACGATTACATCATCATCGACTCGCCCCCGTTCTACGGCAACCTGACCGACACCGGCGTATTCGCGGCCCGGCACGTCCTCGTTCCGGCCCTCGCGGAGGCCACCTCCGAGCGCGCCATCGAACTGCTGATGGACCAGATGGTCGCCCTCGAACAGCAGGCCGACATCCAGGTGGAGATGCTCGGAGTCGTCGCCAACCGCATCGAGGCGACCTCCGAGGCCGAGACGATGCTGAAGTGGTTCAAGGCCGCGTTCCCCGACAGCCCGGTGTGGCAGGTCCGGAAACGCGTGGCCCTCCAGCGGGCCTACTCCGAGGGGAACTCGATTTTCGGTACCGAGGAACAGTGCGACATGGCCGAGGTGTTCAGCGACATCGCGGCGCAGTTCGACGAGAAGTTCGGTTACAACAAGGTGACAGCATGA
- a CDS encoding FlaD/FlaE family flagellar protein, with protein MTINPRDYDLDELRKMARQRGDRNGGLSDDEDMPDPANLEMGLEGADEEMQAGSSFRSGLYRELLPFLSGDSQEKPYLAALPETYAAEFVVFEWLEFLLMHSGYKGADEALSYYESIDWITETVQSDLSDYLLGIDESATNDGNDLSVDDHMLSLVYIAKLTAMD; from the coding sequence ATGACTATCAACCCGCGCGATTACGACCTGGACGAGCTGCGGAAGATGGCTCGCCAGCGCGGCGACCGAAACGGCGGGCTGTCCGACGACGAGGACATGCCGGACCCGGCGAACCTGGAGATGGGGCTTGAGGGCGCCGACGAGGAGATGCAGGCCGGGAGCTCCTTCCGGTCCGGGCTCTACCGCGAACTGCTCCCCTTCCTCTCGGGGGACAGCCAGGAGAAGCCCTACCTCGCGGCGCTCCCCGAGACCTACGCCGCGGAGTTCGTCGTCTTCGAGTGGCTGGAGTTCCTGCTGATGCACTCGGGCTACAAGGGCGCCGACGAGGCGCTTTCGTACTACGAGTCCATCGACTGGATCACCGAGACGGTCCAGTCGGACCTCTCGGATTACCTGCTGGGTATCGACGAGAGCGCCACGAACGACGGCAACGACCTCAGCGTGGACGACCACATGCTGAGCCTGGTGTACATCGCGAAGCTGACCGCCATGGACTAA